Proteins from one Candidatus Alcyoniella australis genomic window:
- a CDS encoding SUMF1/EgtB/PvdO family nonheme iron enzyme, whose amino-acid sequence MKIQKLGWALLAALLLVTALSVTCSLFGMDTEDNNDDDQGDDDQDDDDIDDDDDDADTEQALIPAGVFTMGCEPTDNSCEEDEQPAHDVYVSAYYIDLYEVTNQQYADYLNAYNPENQCNEEQYELCVVPADYFGWETERGIRHEVDGWIVDPGWEERPAIGVNWDGADWYCRAYDMRLPTEAEWEKAAKFTIDDVGNTYQFIYPWGNDWLSNAANWAHNGDPYEGTELYPDTTPVGFFNGSLVDGYQTLDGRSPHGLYDMAGNAAEWVSDWWDPDYYSEPPEEGWVDPQGPSSGWRDWSNPHLPLGPYKVLRGGAYQYSDKSKFRATYRYWDFTNAMNSTAGFRCVTDL is encoded by the coding sequence ATGAAAATACAAAAACTCGGATGGGCGTTGCTTGCAGCTTTGTTGCTGGTAACCGCGTTATCGGTGACTTGCAGCCTTTTCGGCATGGACACTGAGGACAATAACGACGACGACCAAGGTGATGACGATCAGGACGATGACGACATCGACGACGACGACGATGATGCTGATACAGAACAGGCGCTGATTCCGGCCGGAGTGTTCACCATGGGCTGCGAGCCAACTGATAACAGCTGCGAGGAAGATGAACAGCCTGCACACGACGTGTACGTCTCAGCCTATTACATCGACCTCTACGAAGTGACTAATCAGCAGTATGCTGATTATCTGAATGCCTATAACCCCGAGAATCAATGCAATGAGGAGCAGTATGAGCTCTGCGTTGTTCCGGCCGATTACTTCGGTTGGGAAACCGAGAGGGGTATCAGGCATGAGGTTGACGGTTGGATTGTGGACCCAGGTTGGGAGGAGCGACCCGCGATCGGAGTCAACTGGGACGGAGCCGACTGGTACTGTCGGGCTTACGACATGCGGTTGCCTACAGAGGCGGAGTGGGAGAAGGCGGCGAAGTTCACCATTGACGATGTTGGCAATACATACCAGTTTATCTACCCATGGGGCAACGATTGGCTGAGCAACGCGGCGAATTGGGCACACAATGGAGATCCCTACGAGGGTACTGAGCTATACCCCGATACTACCCCTGTGGGCTTTTTTAACGGGTCGTTGGTCGATGGCTACCAGACGCTCGATGGCCGCAGCCCGCACGGACTGTACGACATGGCGGGCAATGCGGCGGAGTGGGTGTCGGATTGGTGGGATCCTGATTACTACTCCGAGCCTCCTGAAGAGGGCTGGGTCGACCCGCAGGGGCCATCGTCCGGTTGGCGCGACTGGTCGAATCCACACCTGCCGCTGGGTCCATACAAGGTGCTGCGAGGGGGAGCCTACCAGTACAGCGACAAATCCAAATTTCGTGCGACATATAGGTA
- a CDS encoding GNAT family N-acetyltransferase — MSEQPAVFLSQVDSERFSVSIARAPLVSADNLDAILEFCRSNNVAMLIARCLVADLGIAQHMERLGFSLMDTLIYYRSDLQPLQSINGIDNGSDLEVRPMAPGEEQQVREVAAAAFTGYCGHYHSDPRLDRVKCDEGYQSWAHNACVSHTAGDQVLVALRQGVIVGFVALSRTPDQGGEVRLIGIRPEVQGSGISRSLLLHSMQLCREQGLQHLLASTQLININAQKLWTGLGFKPLRAFYTFHKWFDHQ, encoded by the coding sequence ATGAGCGAGCAGCCCGCGGTATTTTTGTCCCAGGTCGACAGCGAGCGCTTCAGCGTGAGCATTGCCCGCGCCCCGCTGGTAAGCGCTGATAATCTGGACGCTATCCTCGAATTTTGCCGCAGCAACAATGTCGCGATGCTCATCGCCCGCTGCTTGGTGGCGGATCTCGGCATTGCCCAACACATGGAGCGCCTGGGTTTTTCCCTAATGGATACGCTGATCTACTACCGCTCCGACCTGCAGCCGCTCCAGTCCATTAACGGCATTGACAACGGCTCGGACCTCGAGGTGCGGCCCATGGCCCCGGGTGAGGAGCAACAGGTGCGGGAGGTGGCTGCCGCGGCCTTCACAGGATATTGCGGCCATTATCATAGCGATCCGCGCCTTGATCGGGTCAAGTGCGACGAGGGTTACCAGTCCTGGGCCCATAACGCCTGCGTGTCGCACACTGCGGGCGACCAGGTGCTCGTGGCCCTGCGCCAAGGCGTAATCGTCGGCTTTGTGGCCCTGTCGCGCACCCCTGATCAGGGCGGGGAAGTGCGCCTGATCGGCATCAGGCCCGAGGTCCAAGGCAGCGGGATCAGCCGCTCACTGCTGCTGCACAGCATGCAGCTATGCCGCGAGCAGGGGCTGCAACATTTGCTGGCCTCGACCCAACTGATCAACATCAACGCCCAGAAGCTCTGGACCGGCCTGGGGTTCAAGCCGCTACGCGCCTTCTACACCTTCCACAAATGGTTCGACCACCAATAA
- a CDS encoding glycosyltransferase family 2 protein, whose amino-acid sequence MEAQPSYKLSVIIPVYNSEPCLEELYSRLVESLGKVARLDDYEIIMVDDGSRDGSWDVVSALARRDPRLRGIQLSRNYGQHNALLRGIRAARHELIMTIDDDLQHPPESIPEVLDHFTPQIDVLYITPDKQQHGLGRDLASSITKWTLRSSMGVDVASQVSAWRVLRTSLRDAFRDYENSFVSIDVLLTWGTTRFAALAMPHASRAAGKSNYSVRKLIVHAMNMMTGFSTLPLQLASLIGFGFTLFGGCVLAYVIGRYLIQGTSVPGFPFLASIIAIFSGAQLFALGIIGEYLARMHFRTMGRPSSVVREHTGQG is encoded by the coding sequence ATGGAAGCGCAGCCCAGCTACAAGCTCTCGGTAATCATTCCGGTTTACAACTCCGAGCCCTGCCTGGAGGAGCTGTATTCGCGGCTGGTGGAGTCCCTGGGCAAGGTTGCGCGGCTGGACGACTACGAGATCATCATGGTCGACGACGGAAGCCGCGACGGCTCGTGGGATGTTGTGAGTGCTCTAGCACGGCGCGACCCACGCCTGCGCGGTATTCAGCTCTCGCGCAACTACGGCCAGCACAACGCCCTGCTGCGCGGAATCCGCGCCGCTCGCCACGAACTGATAATGACCATTGACGACGATCTGCAGCATCCGCCGGAGAGCATCCCCGAGGTGCTCGACCACTTCACCCCGCAGATCGACGTGCTCTACATTACTCCGGACAAGCAGCAGCACGGCCTGGGCCGCGACCTGGCCTCGTCCATCACCAAGTGGACCTTGCGAAGCTCGATGGGCGTGGACGTTGCCTCTCAGGTCAGCGCCTGGCGCGTGCTGCGCACCAGCCTGCGCGACGCATTTCGCGATTACGAGAACTCGTTCGTGTCGATCGACGTGCTGCTGACCTGGGGCACCACGCGCTTTGCCGCGCTGGCCATGCCCCATGCATCGCGGGCTGCAGGCAAGTCCAACTACTCCGTGCGCAAGCTGATCGTCCACGCGATGAACATGATGACCGGGTTCAGCACCCTGCCGCTACAGCTGGCGAGCCTGATCGGCTTTGGCTTTACACTGTTCGGAGGATGCGTGCTGGCCTACGTGATCGGGCGCTACCTGATTCAGGGGACCAGCGTGCCCGGGTTCCCGTTCTTGGCCTCGATTATTGCTATCTTTTCCGGTGCCCAGCTGTTCGCACTGGGCATCATCGGCGAATACCTCGCGCGCATGCACTTCCGCACCATGGGACGTCCGTCGAGCGTGGTGCGCGAGCACACGGGGCAGGGATGA
- a CDS encoding TetR/AcrR family transcriptional regulator, producing MAMVSPLRQQRDYDRKENTRQDLLNAAIDVFYDKGYHRSLISDIVARAGVGQGTFYRHFKSKRDLIDAIMDRFGQMLLSQFEFMTVNLPSNADEYRDASMNAVMAMAVLAEKNRKLALLLREAPTVDREFEQRTNDLYDQLAGLAAFYLDHAVSQGFARPCNTAIVSQAIVGMGLRHMTMWLNDEHNAVDIHKLITELVDFAFLGFGA from the coding sequence ATGGCCATGGTTTCTCCTTTAAGACAACAGCGTGATTACGACCGCAAGGAGAACACACGCCAGGATCTGCTTAACGCTGCCATCGATGTGTTCTACGACAAGGGTTATCATCGCAGCCTCATTTCCGACATTGTTGCTCGAGCAGGCGTTGGTCAGGGCACCTTCTATCGTCACTTTAAAAGCAAGCGCGACCTGATCGACGCCATCATGGACCGGTTTGGCCAAATGCTGCTGAGCCAGTTCGAGTTCATGACAGTCAACCTACCCTCCAATGCCGATGAGTACCGCGATGCCAGCATGAACGCTGTGATGGCCATGGCGGTCCTGGCGGAAAAGAATCGCAAGCTGGCCCTGCTGCTGCGGGAAGCTCCCACCGTCGATCGAGAGTTCGAGCAGCGCACCAACGATCTTTACGACCAGCTTGCCGGCCTTGCGGCCTTTTATCTGGACCACGCCGTTTCCCAGGGCTTCGCCCGGCCCTGCAACACGGCCATCGTCTCCCAGGCCATTGTGGGCATGGGACTGCGCCACATGACAATGTGGCTCAACGACGAGCACAACGCCGTGGATATCCACAAACTGATAACCGAGCTGGTGGATTTCGCCTTCTTAGGTTTTGGGGCCTGA
- a CDS encoding pyruvate formate lyase family protein, producing MAAAKYLKSVSHRSIELLKYHNMYEDKAKQLGLELETLNITNDQALASVKKAVELFKKKGIKAACLDLDSSRHQAVFPQRVYDIQNAIRESDYELCFEVARLKTEYYKRNGFDKPNPVHRAERLDYVLCKKEVLIYPQELLVGNFTSKRRGSQPWEEYSGAVFGMILHHIDRQDPIPFKCSREDKIDFYKDILPFWLKHGLLTHAFDSFNGYAQYFARASEMNTGFNNNLAGIAHFIVNYERLLELGTSGLIEQVEIKRREHPENDQDFYDALIIALRSLESWAQNYADKLSELSRREPDQRRRAELEQLAAICRHVPRNPARTYHEALQCMLFLHIALCIESFENAVSPGRLDQILNPYYERDKAAGIIDYERAKELLALFILKMDEAFLVNDGDTYLRVGRLFETMSTDQTVTAGGLGRDGKDATNDLTYALLDICELQPYAVNMTARIHPDSPQKYLDRLAEVYINGSPMPALYNDELYLETLQRHYDTTIEDARNYAIVGCVEPNASDDHYGNTDCANMNVVLPMLQALKGQEDDLWHFDLPNRLEKMTTKAVEYNFDGDGKVSEFVNSRYNRLRKVYKKARAKKINPPQSMDELLERFQRRLNCLATSVLTDHQRIEKMISEQFTTPLTSSLSRNCLETGKDVNQGGAKFNSCGIQAVGITDAADSLHTVDQLVFKQKLYSIEEIIEAMDADFVGEKNQQIREALLAVPKFGQDDSQEAVDWVNRTLEIYNNALDQVPGCPRNGRYSAGYYALNVNDVYGKKTPSLPSGRMSGVPLANSITPHYGMQSSDLLSSLNSVAGVDYVKYAPNGTTVTFTIDSALFQGPDGVRNLSSIFSTFFKKGGMQIQPNVINREILLDAYDHPEKYPYLLVRVAGYCAYFNHLSDDLKKIIINRTCYC from the coding sequence ATGGCCGCTGCCAAATATTTGAAGTCGGTGAGCCATCGCTCGATAGAGCTGCTGAAATACCACAACATGTACGAGGACAAGGCCAAGCAACTGGGCCTGGAGCTGGAGACGCTCAATATTACAAACGATCAGGCCTTGGCTTCCGTTAAAAAAGCAGTGGAGCTTTTCAAGAAAAAAGGCATCAAAGCCGCATGCCTTGACCTTGATTCGTCAAGGCACCAGGCCGTTTTCCCCCAACGCGTTTACGATATACAAAATGCGATCAGGGAAAGCGACTACGAGCTATGCTTTGAGGTTGCCCGACTCAAGACCGAGTACTACAAGCGCAACGGCTTTGACAAACCCAACCCAGTGCATCGCGCCGAGCGCCTGGATTATGTGTTGTGCAAAAAAGAAGTACTTATCTATCCCCAAGAACTGCTGGTCGGCAACTTCACCTCTAAGCGCCGCGGCTCGCAGCCCTGGGAGGAATATTCGGGCGCTGTCTTCGGCATGATCCTGCACCATATCGACCGCCAGGATCCGATCCCCTTCAAGTGCTCGCGGGAAGACAAGATCGATTTCTACAAGGACATCTTGCCCTTCTGGCTCAAGCACGGCCTGCTTACTCACGCCTTTGATTCGTTTAACGGCTACGCCCAGTACTTTGCGCGGGCCTCGGAAATGAATACGGGCTTTAACAACAACTTGGCCGGGATCGCGCACTTCATAGTCAACTACGAGCGGCTTCTCGAGTTGGGGACCAGCGGTCTGATCGAACAGGTCGAAATCAAGCGCCGGGAACACCCGGAGAACGACCAGGACTTCTACGACGCCCTGATCATCGCCCTGCGTTCCCTGGAGAGCTGGGCCCAGAACTATGCGGACAAACTCTCCGAGCTCAGCCGCCGGGAGCCCGATCAGCGGCGACGCGCCGAGCTCGAGCAGTTGGCCGCCATCTGCCGCCACGTGCCGCGCAACCCGGCCCGCACCTACCACGAAGCCTTGCAGTGCATGCTGTTCCTGCACATCGCATTGTGCATCGAGTCTTTTGAGAACGCCGTTTCCCCCGGACGCCTGGATCAGATCCTCAACCCCTACTACGAGCGCGACAAAGCGGCCGGCATCATCGACTACGAACGGGCCAAGGAGCTGCTGGCGCTGTTTATCCTCAAGATGGACGAGGCCTTCCTGGTCAACGACGGCGACACTTACCTACGCGTGGGCCGACTGTTCGAGACCATGTCCACAGACCAGACCGTGACCGCCGGCGGCCTGGGTCGCGATGGCAAGGACGCCACCAACGACCTGACCTACGCCCTGCTCGACATCTGCGAGTTGCAACCCTACGCGGTGAACATGACCGCCCGCATCCACCCGGACAGTCCGCAGAAGTACCTCGACCGGCTAGCCGAGGTCTACATCAACGGCTCACCCATGCCCGCGTTGTACAACGACGAGCTGTATCTCGAGACCCTGCAACGGCACTACGACACCACGATCGAGGATGCTCGCAACTACGCGATCGTCGGCTGCGTGGAGCCCAACGCCTCGGACGACCACTACGGCAACACCGACTGCGCCAACATGAACGTGGTGCTGCCCATGCTCCAGGCGCTCAAGGGGCAAGAGGACGACCTGTGGCACTTCGACCTTCCCAATCGGCTGGAGAAGATGACGACCAAGGCTGTTGAGTACAACTTCGACGGCGATGGCAAGGTCTCCGAGTTCGTCAACTCGCGCTACAACCGGCTGCGGAAGGTCTACAAGAAGGCGCGGGCCAAAAAGATCAACCCGCCGCAGAGCATGGACGAGCTGCTCGAGCGCTTCCAGCGCCGCCTGAATTGCCTAGCGACCTCGGTTCTAACCGATCACCAGCGGATCGAGAAAATGATCAGCGAGCAGTTCACCACCCCGCTGACCTCCTCGCTCTCGCGTAACTGTCTCGAGACCGGCAAGGACGTTAACCAGGGCGGCGCCAAGTTCAACAGCTGCGGAATCCAGGCAGTGGGCATCACCGACGCGGCCGACTCGCTGCACACCGTCGACCAGCTGGTGTTCAAGCAAAAGCTCTACTCGATCGAGGAGATCATCGAGGCCATGGACGCCGATTTCGTTGGCGAGAAAAACCAACAGATCCGCGAGGCGCTGCTGGCAGTGCCCAAATTCGGTCAGGACGACTCACAGGAGGCCGTCGACTGGGTCAACCGCACCCTGGAGATCTACAACAACGCCCTGGACCAAGTGCCGGGTTGCCCGCGCAACGGCCGCTACTCGGCGGGCTACTACGCACTGAACGTCAACGACGTCTACGGCAAGAAGACACCCTCCCTGCCCTCGGGTCGGATGAGTGGTGTGCCGTTGGCCAACAGCATCACGCCCCACTACGGCATGCAGAGTAGCGACCTGCTCTCGTCGCTGAACTCGGTTGCCGGAGTGGACTACGTTAAGTACGCGCCCAACGGCACCACCGTGACCTTCACCATCGACTCGGCATTGTTCCAGGGCCCCGATGGGGTTCGAAACCTCTCGAGTATATTTAGCACCTTTTTCAAGAAAGGCGGCATGCAGATCCAGCCCAACGTGATCAACCGTGAGATATTGCTCGACGCCTACGATCATCCGGAGAAATACCCGTATCTGCTGGTGCGCGTCGCTGGTTACTGTGCCTACTTCAATCATCTTTCCGATGATTTGAAGAAGATCATCATTAATCGGACCTGTTATTGTTAA
- the hemL gene encoding glutamate-1-semialdehyde 2,1-aminomutase — protein sequence MRRDSSKKMFDMAQKVLVGGVNSPVRAFRSVGGEPVFFASAKGAVMRDVDGNDYVDYVGSWGPMILGHSRPEVTRALLESVEKGTSFGAPGEMEHLLGALVCERVNSVEKIRFVNSGTEATMGALRLARGFTGRAKAIKFEGCYHGHGDSFLIKAGSGALTFGEPDSSGVTAGVAKDTLTAQFNDLESVMALADNNPGEIAAVIVEPVAGNMGVIGPRPGFLQGLRELCDRDGIVLIFDEVMTGFRVGPGSAQGLFGVTPDLTCMGKVIGGGLPVGAFGGKAEIMDNLSPLGPVYQAGTLSGNPLAMAAGYATLSLLTQDVYDALESYGARLEAGLIERAKNAGVPVAINRVGSMMTMFFTTSRVFDFASAKTTDTARFGAFFNAMLNAGVYLPPSAFEAWFISAAHVDAELEKTLDAAKAAFA from the coding sequence ATGAGACGGGACAGTTCTAAAAAGATGTTCGACATGGCGCAAAAGGTGCTGGTGGGCGGGGTCAACTCGCCTGTGCGCGCCTTTCGCTCGGTGGGCGGCGAGCCTGTGTTTTTCGCATCGGCAAAAGGCGCTGTCATGCGCGATGTCGATGGCAACGACTACGTCGATTACGTGGGCTCATGGGGCCCGATGATCCTGGGCCACTCCCGGCCCGAGGTGACCAGGGCGCTTTTGGAAAGCGTCGAAAAGGGCACCAGCTTCGGTGCGCCCGGTGAGATGGAGCACCTGCTCGGCGCGCTTGTTTGTGAGCGTGTGAATTCCGTCGAAAAGATCCGGTTCGTCAACTCGGGCACCGAGGCGACCATGGGCGCTTTGCGGCTTGCCAGAGGCTTCACGGGCAGGGCCAAGGCGATCAAGTTCGAAGGCTGCTACCACGGCCACGGCGATTCGTTTTTGATAAAAGCCGGGTCGGGCGCGCTGACATTTGGCGAGCCCGATTCGTCCGGCGTGACCGCGGGCGTAGCAAAAGACACCCTGACAGCCCAGTTCAACGACCTCGAATCGGTGATGGCGCTTGCGGACAACAACCCGGGCGAGATCGCCGCCGTCATTGTTGAGCCTGTTGCCGGAAATATGGGCGTTATCGGGCCGCGGCCCGGGTTTTTACAGGGGCTGCGCGAGCTTTGCGACCGAGACGGGATCGTGCTTATCTTCGATGAGGTGATGACAGGCTTTCGGGTCGGGCCCGGCTCGGCCCAGGGGCTTTTCGGCGTGACGCCGGACCTTACCTGCATGGGCAAGGTGATCGGCGGCGGGCTGCCTGTGGGCGCTTTTGGCGGAAAAGCCGAAATCATGGACAACTTGAGCCCTTTGGGACCCGTCTACCAGGCGGGCACGCTGTCGGGTAACCCGCTGGCCATGGCCGCCGGATACGCCACGCTCAGCCTGCTCACCCAAGATGTCTACGACGCGCTGGAAAGCTATGGGGCGAGGCTTGAGGCGGGCCTGATTGAAAGAGCAAAAAATGCGGGCGTGCCGGTTGCGATCAACCGGGTAGGGTCGATGATGACAATGTTTTTCACAACGTCCAGGGTGTTCGATTTCGCCTCGGCCAAGACCACGGACACAGCCCGCTTCGGTGCGTTTTTCAACGCCATGCTAAACGCAGGCGTCTATCTGCCGCCGTCGGCCTTTGAGGCCTGGTTCATAAGCGCGGCCCACGTCGACGCCGAGCTTGAAAAGACCCTTGACGCGGCAAAAGCGGCGTTCGCTTAG